One Burkholderia gladioli genomic window, CAGCAGGTCGATCGAGATCTCCGGATGCGCGCGCGCGAAGTGGGCCAGTTGCGGCGCCAGGAAGAAGGAGCCGAAACCCTCGGTCGAGCCGATCCGCACATGCCCCGAGAGCAGGTTCGCGCCGCCCTTGAACTGCTCGCTGGCCGACTGCACGGCAGTCTCGATCTCGTCGGCATAGGCCAGCAGGCGCTGGCCTTCCGAGGTCAGCACGAAGCCCCCCGCCCGCGATTTCTCGAACAGCACCGCCTCCAGCGACGCTTCCAGCTCGCGCACGCGGCGCGCCACCGTGGTGTGATCGACGCCGAGCCGCCTGGCCGCCGCGCTGGCCGTCTGCAGCCGCGCTACCGCCAGGAAATAGCGCAGGTCGTCCCAATTGATCCGACGCATTTCGCTTGTGGATTTTTGCATAACGGATGGGCTTTTAGCGTTATTTCGTGTGGAAAATCAAAGAACTATACTCGGCCGGACGTCGCCGCCAAGTGCGACGCCCAATAGGGATTCCCCTGATTGGACAACAACACCGGAGACACCATGGACCTGCATTCGAGCGCCGTCGCGGCGCCACCGGCCACGCGCCGGACCGCGAAGGACTACGTCGTGGCTGGCTGGGCCAGCATGGCGGGTACCACCATCGAGTGGTACGACTTCTTCCTCTACGGCACCGCCGCCGCGCTGGTGTTCAACAAGATCTTCTTCCCGACGCTGGACCCGCTGCTCGGCACCATGGCCGCCTTCGCCACCTACGGCGTGGGCTTCATCGGCCGGCCGATGGGCGGCATCGTGTTCGGGCATTTCGGCGACCGCATCGGCCGCAAGTCGATGCTGATGGCCACCCTGCTGATGATGGGCATCCCCAGCATGGCGATCGGCCTGATTCCCTCGTTCCAGAGCATCGGCTACTGGGCGGCGGGGCTGCTGGTGGCGATGCGCTTCATCCAGGGCATGGCGGTGGGCGGCGAGTGGGGCGGGGCGGCGCTGATGGCGGTCGAGCACGCGCCGCCGGGCAAGAAGGGCCTGTTCGGCAGCCTGCCGCAGACCGGCGTGGGCTTCGGCCTGATCCTCTCGTCCAGCGCGATGGCGGTGGTCGCGACCCTGCCCGAGCCGGCACTGCTGTCCTGGGGCTGGCGCGTGCCCTTCCTGGCCAGCTTCGTGCTGCTGGTGGTGGGCTGGTACATCCGCGCGCGGGTGCCCGAGTCGCCCGATTTCGAGCGGCTCAAGCAGGACGACGCGCGCGTGAAGTCGCCGGTGGTGACGGTGATCGCGCGCCATCCGCGCGCGCTGCTGGCGATCATTGGCGCGCGCACCGC contains:
- a CDS encoding MFS transporter, with the translated sequence MDLHSSAVAAPPATRRTAKDYVVAGWASMAGTTIEWYDFFLYGTAAALVFNKIFFPTLDPLLGTMAAFATYGVGFIGRPMGGIVFGHFGDRIGRKSMLMATLLMMGIPSMAIGLIPSFQSIGYWAAGLLVAMRFIQGMAVGGEWGGAALMAVEHAPPGKKGLFGSLPQTGVGFGLILSSSAMAVVATLPEPALLSWGWRVPFLASFVLLVVGWYIRARVPESPDFERLKQDDARVKSPVVTVIARHPRALLAIIGARTAENTWFYLVVAFALSYAANQLAIPKPQILHAITAGAALSIVTMPLAGYVSDFVGQKRLFMIGLVLMCLFSAPFFLMLETRHAVTVWWAMVLGVGVVFPILYAPESQFFAAQFPPQVRYSGISVSVQAAGVLGGGIAPMIATALLAMGAGDPRYVVAYMIALGVIALACAACLRDGKE